One window of the Salvia miltiorrhiza cultivar Shanhuang (shh) chromosome 6, IMPLAD_Smil_shh, whole genome shotgun sequence genome contains the following:
- the LOC130990257 gene encoding probable disease resistance RPP8-like protein 2 translates to MADAAVEFLLDNLKQLLIHHAQLIKDAKGQVEQLEDNVGFFKSFLKKVSSKKLRKDETLKALVRDIRGVIYDADDIIDAFVTQAAEKKTMNYFSRMLNASGGLGLISIAEQVNAICTRISDIYGGKDKFDLVNLAAGDGPDEEALQPTPSRKDNVVGLKDEADKIVGYLNETTPHLDVISIIGMPGLGKTTLTGKIFHDSDIKYEFPTRIWVYVSQEFTVKEVFLSILRQMLTKLNEDEYSRKTAQQLAEEISGLLEGGKFLLVMDDVWEPTDWDKLKVCLPKHNPTGKVMITSRQVGVGRYANRFRDPHNLRSLNLDESCELLQWEVFSKPEFPSDLDAVGREIAGNCDGLPLAIVVIGGVLATKVSRSASAWEKVSSSVTTFLQLDPLNRMDRIISMSYEKLPYHLKECFLYLGMFPEDFEIPAWKLIRMWIAEGLIQPKDGLSMEEIAEYNLDDLINRNLVRVEKLKADGRVKSCRIHDMLRDFCRVEGGKDRENFLQEIKQSSDGGLQPSVTEAEKHRRLCIHSNVVNFLNRNPKGPYVRSFVTFSEDIEVPTENISSISAAFKLLRVLEAKPLKFSKIPSDFYHLVHLRYLALSLKMDSNSKASSLPKAFNKLWNIQTLIVDTTSRALDIKADVTSMTQLRHMKTNACTTLAKPGKDSKEGEKLQTLGTLSPESCTEAIFDRARNLKKLGIRGKLSSFLDGKSGSFDSLRKLSNLEKLKLLNDVFPKAALDGKLDGLPPAYKFPVKLRSLTLLNTFLDWEHMTVLGSLEKLKVLKLKDNAFVGSRWKVDDRGFDSLEVLHIGRTTLSIWVASALHFPSLKRLELHNCEKLKQIPIALADIPKLEYLDLQRCKEAAASARSLAAKKGAATFTLSIFPADDVKK, encoded by the exons ATGGCGGATGCAGCAGTGGAATTTCTGCTGGATAACCTGAAGCAGCTGCTGATCCACCACGCGCAACTGATCAAAGACGCCAAGGGGCAGGTGGAGCAGCTGGAGGATAACGTGGGCTTCTTCAAATCGTTCCTGAAGAAGGTGTCGAGCAAGAAGCTGCGCAAGGACGAGACGCTCAAGGCGCTGGTGCGCGACATCCGCGGCGTCATCTACGACGCCGACGACATCATCGACGCCTTCGTCACCCAGGCCGCCGAGAAGAAGACCATGAACTACTTCTCCAGAATGCTCAACGCCTCCGGGGGCTTAGGCCTCATCAGCATCGCCGAGCAGGTCAACGCCATCTGCACCAGGATCAGTGACATCTACGGCGGCAAGGATAAGTTTGACCTCGTCAATCTCGCCGCCGGCGATGGCCCAGATGAAGAAGCTCTGCAG CCTACGCCTTCAAGGAAAGACAACGTGGTAGGTCTGAAAGACGAGGCTGACAAAATAGTAGGATATCTGAATGAAACGACTCCTCATCTTGATGTCATCTCTATCATTGGTATGCCTGGCCTTGGCAAGACCACATTGACAGGAAAGATTTTTCACGATTCCGACATCAAATATGAATTCCCCACTCGTATATGGGTTTATGTCTCTCAAGAGTTCACTGTGAAGGAGGTGTTTCTTTCCATTTTGAGGCAGATGCTGACCAAGCTCAACGAGGACGAGTACAGCCGGAAGACCGCGCAGCAGCTCGCTGAAGAGATATCTGGACTTCTCGAAGGAGGCAAGTTCTTGCTGGTAATGGATGACGTGTGGGAGCCTACCGATTGGGACAAGCTCAAAGTCTGCTTGCCTAAGCATAACCCCACGGGTAAAGTCATGATCACTAGTCGTCAAGTAGGCGTGGGCAGGTACGCTAACCGCTTCAGGGACCCGCATAACTTGCGTTCCTTGAATCTTGATGAGAGTTGTGAGCTTCTCCAATGGGAGGTGTTCAGTAAGCCTGAGTTCCCTTCTGATCTGGATGCTGTTGGGAGGGAAATCGCTGGCAACTGTGACGGCCTGCCACTGGCTATCGTGGTGATCGGAGGCGTTCTTGCCACCAAGGTCTCGAGATCCGCTAGCGCATGGGAGAAAGTTTCTAGCAGCGTGACTACGTTTCTTCAACTGGACCCGCTCAACCGCATGGACAGGATCATATCCATGAGCTATGAGAAACTGCCTTATCACTTGAAAGAATGCTTTCTTTATCTGGGGATGTTTCCCGAAGACTTTGAAATCCCGGCATGGAAATTGATCCGTATGTGGATCGCAGAAGGATTGATTCAACCTAAGGATGGACTCAGCATGGAGGAGATTGCTGAGTATAATCTGGATGATCTCATCAACAGGAATCTGGTCAGGGTTGAGAAACTCAAGGCTGATGGAAGAGTGAAGTCTTGCCGGATTCATGACATGCTACGCGATTTCTGCAGAGTTGAAGGTGGGAAAGACAGGGAGAATTTCCTCCAGGAAATCAAGCAGTCCAGTGACGGAGGGCTTCAGCCTTCCGTCACTGAGGCGGAAAAGCATCGTCGTCTTTGTATTCATTCCAATGTTGTCAACTTTCTCAATAGAAATCCTAAAGGGCCTTATGTCCGCTCATTCGTTACATTCTCTGAGGATATAGAGGTGCCAACAGAGAATATCTCCTCCATTTCTGCAGCTTTCAAGCTGCTGAGAGTTTTAGAAGCCAAGCCCCTCAAATTCTCTAAAATACCTAGTGATTTCTATCACTTGGTTCATTTGAGGTACCTCGCACTATCCTTGAAGATGGACTCCAATTCAAAGGCCTCATCTCTCCCCAAAGCCTTCAACAAGCTTTGGAACATACAGACTCTTATAGTCGACACAACATCCCGTGCTCTTGACATCAAAGCAGATGTCACGAGCATGACTCAGCTGAGGCATATGAAGACGAACGCGTGCACCACTCTGGCCAAGCCGGGTAAGGATAGCAAAGAAGGCGAGAAGCTTCAAACGCTGGGTACGTTGTCACCGGAGAGCTGCACAGAGGCAATCTTTGACAGGGCTCGGAATCTGAAGAAACTTGGGATCCGCGGGAAGCTATCCTCGTTTCTGGATGGGAAGAGCGGATCGTTTGATAGTCTGAGGAAACTGAGCAATCTTGAGAAGCTGAAGCTGCTGAACGATGTGTTCCCGAAGGCGGCCTTGGATGGGAAGCTGGATGGGCTTCCGCCGGCCTATAAGTTCCCCGTGAAGCTGAGGAGCCTCACCCTGCTCAACACTTTTCTTGACTGGGAGCACATGACTGTTTTGGGGTCGCTGGAGAAGCTGAAGGTGCTGAAGCTGAAAGACAACGCGTTTGTGGGGTCGAGATGGAAGGTGGACGACAGGGGGTTCGACTCACTTGAGGTGTTGCACATTGGGCGCACGACTCTGTCGATTTGGGTGGCGTCTGCCCTCCATTTCCCAAGTCTTAAACGACTTGAGCTGCACAACTGTGAGAAGCTCAAACAAATTCCAATTGCATTGGCTGATATTCCGAAGTTGGAGTACTTGGATTTGCAGCGTTGTAAGGAAGCAGCCGCCTCTGCTAGGAGTCTTGCCGCCAAAAAGGGTGCTGCCACCTTCACGCTCTCCATTTTCCCTGCAGATGATGTCAAAAAATAA